In the genome of Coraliomargarita algicola, one region contains:
- a CDS encoding GNAT family N-acetyltransferase: MEAYEVIHKPHDSRFEIRIAPHVAILEYKIIGHTITMHHTFVPPELRGKSLAALLADAALAFAKTSKLKVIPQCSYIEAYMKRTQFTQPETN; the protein is encoded by the coding sequence ATGGAAGCATACGAAGTCATTCACAAGCCCCATGATTCGCGATTCGAAATTCGAATCGCCCCACATGTAGCTATACTTGAATACAAGATCATCGGCCACACGATAACCATGCATCATACTTTTGTCCCACCGGAGCTCCGAGGGAAAAGCCTAGCCGCTTTATTGGCGGACGCCGCCCTCGCATTTGCCAAGACATCAAAGCTCAAAGTGATCCCTCAATGCAGCTACATCGAAGCCTACATGAAGCGAACTCAGTTTACTCAGCCAGAAACAAATTAA
- a CDS encoding J domain-containing protein, producing the protein MRKALSTCKRLRKELDKKQALLAHFEDEDRAAFQRWLNSTHGVLLTQVRELREEVSAHQFILHHLSHCAYYSFEDVPKLYQELFQLKKKGMLYSYVPPQSKPEAEDADEEDWDDVFDDDEDWSDDFYDQSYGEARSEQGQSEGAEQVASARKAANNVRLKSCYRQLAKRLHPDHSELEEAIREKRWHEIQEAYHNNDLEGLLRVEAVCDMDDEGLSVKLGLARLRDLAAYQKSHLLPIRDALRSAKKDIAFDFSNKGPTSQLEYEIAGGLKFESIDLKATVADLLRAAKAIRNEVEAELRESEIRAARAAQRQQRSKTTHSGPSHGGKQAAKPRSCAEVDAEQMTFF; encoded by the coding sequence TTGAGAAAAGCATTATCTACCTGTAAGCGCTTACGTAAGGAGTTGGACAAAAAGCAAGCATTGCTGGCTCATTTTGAAGATGAAGATCGTGCGGCCTTTCAGCGCTGGCTCAATAGTACCCATGGTGTGCTTTTGACGCAGGTTCGCGAACTACGAGAGGAAGTGTCTGCGCATCAGTTTATTTTGCATCATTTGTCACATTGCGCGTATTACTCATTCGAGGACGTGCCAAAACTCTATCAGGAGCTGTTTCAACTGAAGAAGAAGGGAATGCTTTATAGCTATGTGCCCCCGCAATCGAAGCCTGAGGCTGAAGACGCTGACGAGGAGGATTGGGATGATGTTTTTGATGACGATGAAGATTGGTCGGATGATTTTTACGATCAAAGTTATGGGGAGGCTCGCTCTGAGCAGGGGCAATCCGAGGGGGCGGAACAGGTAGCAAGTGCCCGTAAGGCGGCTAACAATGTCCGTTTGAAATCCTGTTACCGGCAGTTGGCTAAGCGTCTACATCCTGACCATTCGGAGCTTGAAGAAGCCATTCGGGAAAAGCGCTGGCATGAGATTCAGGAAGCCTATCACAATAATGATCTTGAGGGATTATTACGGGTCGAAGCTGTTTGTGATATGGATGATGAGGGGCTGAGCGTGAAGCTCGGCTTAGCTCGCTTGCGAGACCTTGCTGCGTATCAGAAGTCGCATTTGTTGCCTATTCGTGACGCATTACGATCCGCTAAGAAGGATATCGCTTTTGATTTCTCAAATAAAGGTCCGACGTCACAGCTTGAATATGAAATTGCCGGTGGCTTAAAGTTTGAGAGTATTGATTTGAAGGCGACCGTAGCCGATCTTTTACGAGCGGCCAAAGCGATTCGCAACGAAGTGGAGGCAGAGCTGCGCGAGTCTGAAATTCGGGCAGCTCGTGCGGCGCAGCGCCAGCAGAGAAGTAAGACGACACATTCCGGGCCTTCGCACGGAGGTAAGCAAGCGGCGAAGCCCCGCTCGTGCGCTGAGGTTGATGCCGAGCAAATGACCTTTTTTTAA
- a CDS encoding ATP-binding protein, protein MDPIRNPFSPGAGSPPPELVGRGAVLEQVRILLARVKQGKSEKSLLLTGLRGVGKTVLLNRMCDQAEAAGYHTIFIEAHEDKSLPVLLAPQLRNLLYKLDRMEGAKQQIRRGLAVLKSFISSVKVTFDDMPLGLDIDPEQGTGDTGDLELDLPDLLAVVTQAAAERQTAVALLIDELQYFSEKELSALIMAMHRMQQRQLPLVLIGAGLPILPRLAGDSKSYAERLFSFPQIGALEPADAARAIVGPVETEGAAIEPAAVDAIVTMTQGYPYFIQEWGYQAWNGAESSPITASVIEQASELTLARLDQNFFHVRFERLSNGEKAFLRAMAELGNGPYRIGDIAEQMQITVGSLSPRRAKLIRKGMIYSPNYGELAFTVPLFGEFLKRVMPAS, encoded by the coding sequence ATGGATCCGATACGTAACCCTTTCTCTCCTGGCGCTGGTTCGCCACCGCCTGAATTGGTGGGGCGTGGGGCTGTGTTGGAGCAGGTGCGGATCCTGTTGGCACGAGTGAAGCAAGGGAAGTCAGAAAAGAGTCTGTTGCTCACTGGTCTGCGTGGGGTCGGTAAGACGGTCTTGCTGAACAGGATGTGTGATCAGGCTGAGGCGGCGGGTTACCATACTATTTTCATTGAAGCGCATGAGGATAAGTCGCTTCCCGTGTTGCTGGCCCCTCAATTGCGCAACCTTCTTTACAAACTGGACCGCATGGAGGGGGCCAAGCAACAGATCCGTCGTGGCTTGGCGGTGTTGAAGAGTTTCATCAGTAGCGTTAAAGTGACCTTCGACGACATGCCGCTGGGCTTGGACATCGATCCCGAGCAAGGCACTGGGGACACCGGTGATTTGGAGTTGGACTTGCCTGATCTCCTAGCGGTCGTGACACAGGCTGCGGCAGAACGTCAGACCGCAGTGGCTCTACTGATCGATGAGTTGCAGTATTTTTCGGAAAAGGAGTTGAGCGCTTTGATTATGGCGATGCACCGGATGCAGCAGCGGCAATTGCCATTGGTTTTGATTGGCGCGGGCTTGCCGATCCTTCCACGTCTGGCGGGCGATTCTAAATCGTATGCCGAGCGGCTATTCAGTTTTCCACAAATTGGAGCGCTGGAGCCTGCCGATGCCGCCCGTGCCATCGTTGGCCCCGTCGAAACCGAGGGCGCTGCAATTGAACCCGCAGCCGTGGACGCTATTGTCACGATGACTCAAGGCTACCCTTATTTTATTCAGGAGTGGGGCTACCAAGCCTGGAACGGAGCCGAAAGCTCGCCGATCACGGCGTCGGTCATCGAACAAGCCAGTGAGCTGACGCTGGCACGACTCGATCAGAATTTCTTCCACGTCCGCTTTGAGCGCCTCAGCAATGGCGAGAAAGCCTTTCTTCGAGCGATGGCCGAACTTGGTAATGGTCCCTATCGCATCGGCGATATCGCCGAGCAGATGCAGATTACGGTCGGCAGTCTGAGCCCGCGCCGAGCGAAGCTGATTAGAAAAGGGATGATTTATAGCCCCAATTACGGAGAGCTTGCGTTTACTGTGCCGTTATTTGGGGAATTTTTGAAGCGGGTGATGCCAGCCTCGTAA
- a CDS encoding EcsC family protein has protein sequence MSKQTIPEPHPGEIQPKEEMSPEDYNDLTFAKDRLENTSLAAKITNLIGAPLEKALQKLPNTVQGKIGAITQTALIASMKTVLLSMRDSPHAERSNRLHKLAVATSGGIGGAFGFAGLAVELPISTTIILRSIADVARSEVESIHKLESRIAWMEVFAFGSSQNQGDDAVETGYFAVRAALADAVSTATQQIAHAHFTIRRLERNYGKTAVWDAYHELVELQ, from the coding sequence ATGAGCAAGCAAACCATCCCCGAACCACATCCTGGCGAAATCCAACCGAAAGAAGAAATGAGCCCCGAAGACTATAACGATCTAACATTTGCTAAAGATAGACTGGAGAACACCAGCTTGGCAGCCAAAATTACAAATTTGATCGGAGCACCGCTAGAAAAGGCTCTTCAGAAGCTGCCAAACACAGTCCAAGGAAAAATTGGGGCAATCACTCAGACGGCCTTGATAGCCTCGATGAAAACAGTCCTGCTCTCCATGCGTGATAGTCCACATGCAGAGAGATCAAACCGCCTCCACAAACTCGCAGTTGCAACCTCTGGCGGCATCGGCGGCGCTTTTGGATTTGCGGGTCTCGCAGTAGAACTCCCGATTTCCACGACTATTATCCTTCGCTCCATCGCGGATGTCGCACGAAGCGAAGTTGAATCGATCCACAAACTTGAGTCCAGAATCGCCTGGATGGAAGTCTTCGCATTTGGTAGCTCACAGAACCAAGGTGACGATGCCGTTGAGACAGGATACTTCGCAGTCCGAGCGGCACTCGCTGATGCGGTATCGACGGCCACGCAGCAAATAGCACATGCCCATTTCACGATACGGCGACTTGAAAGAAATTACGGTAAGACCGCAGTCTGGGATGCCTACCACGAATTAGTAGAACTACAGTGA
- a CDS encoding DUF6527 family protein gives MNKLTHQFVEHLPDQLEEGALYISIKFATVAHLCCCGCGNEVITPLSPTDWKLTYDGKSISLDPSIGSWSLDCRSHYWIKHDKVKWAGSWSKQEIEECHVREAEQKAVYYEEEQPTVEQTETKISVTPERERPELLGRIKHALRSWFS, from the coding sequence GTGAATAAGCTCACCCACCAGTTCGTCGAACACCTACCAGATCAACTAGAGGAAGGCGCATTGTATATCTCAATCAAGTTCGCAACCGTAGCACACTTGTGCTGCTGCGGTTGCGGCAATGAGGTCATCACACCGCTCTCACCAACTGACTGGAAACTGACCTACGACGGAAAGAGTATCTCACTCGATCCATCAATAGGGAGCTGGAGTCTCGACTGCCGATCTCACTACTGGATCAAGCACGATAAGGTAAAATGGGCAGGGTCATGGAGCAAACAAGAGATCGAAGAATGCCACGTCCGTGAAGCCGAGCAAAAGGCTGTTTATTACGAAGAGGAGCAGCCAACAGTCGAGCAGACAGAGACTAAAATCTCCGTTACGCCCGAAAGAGAGAGGCCAGAACTCCTCGGCAGAATAAAGCACGCACTCAGATCATGGTTTAGTTGA
- a CDS encoding ThiF family adenylyltransferase, producing MSLRLINLNPDLSRLRDEGYEVRITSNYLLVENVPYVTSERVVSRGTLVSELTLSGDKTARPNTHVAYFTGSIPCNKDGSQITAILHTTNAQRLTGELTVNCSFSNKPTEGYADYHHKMSRYVEMISAPAKSIDVDASAQTFRVRETTEDESVFVYPDTNSSRASISAATEQVAGLKIGIVGLGGTGSYLLDFIAKTPVAEIHVFDGDIMQTHNAFRAPGAPSIDELNQEQTKVEYLKGIYSKMHRGIHVHPAYMDEQNIAELAGLDFVFLSMDKGRIKKDITNFLEERDIAFIDVGIGVELVDNRLMGTVRTTISTKDARDHISKHIGFADDNVEDLYSSNIQIAELNALNATMAVIRWKKHYSFYHDSKSELNSSYTIGFNTLESE from the coding sequence ATGTCACTCAGACTAATAAATCTTAATCCCGACCTATCTCGACTCAGGGATGAGGGCTATGAAGTCCGCATTACCTCGAACTATCTACTCGTTGAAAATGTGCCTTACGTCACATCTGAGCGTGTTGTATCGAGAGGCACCTTGGTGTCAGAGTTGACTCTGAGCGGCGACAAAACTGCGCGCCCCAATACTCACGTGGCCTACTTCACTGGCTCGATTCCATGCAACAAAGACGGCAGTCAAATCACTGCAATCTTGCATACGACGAACGCCCAGCGCCTCACAGGAGAGTTAACCGTCAATTGCTCATTCTCAAACAAACCAACTGAGGGCTATGCTGACTATCATCACAAGATGAGCCGCTACGTGGAGATGATATCCGCACCAGCCAAGTCAATCGATGTAGATGCAAGTGCCCAAACGTTTCGGGTTCGAGAAACAACCGAAGATGAGTCTGTGTTTGTTTATCCAGACACGAACTCCAGCCGTGCCAGTATCAGTGCGGCGACTGAGCAAGTCGCGGGTTTGAAAATTGGTATCGTAGGACTCGGCGGAACAGGGTCCTACCTACTTGATTTCATAGCAAAGACCCCGGTTGCCGAGATTCATGTCTTCGACGGCGACATCATGCAAACCCACAATGCCTTCCGTGCTCCTGGAGCGCCAAGCATTGACGAACTGAATCAGGAACAGACGAAAGTGGAATACCTCAAGGGCATCTACAGTAAGATGCACCGCGGCATCCACGTCCACCCTGCCTACATGGACGAGCAAAATATTGCCGAACTTGCAGGGCTGGACTTCGTGTTCCTGTCGATGGACAAAGGGCGCATCAAGAAAGACATTACCAACTTCCTTGAAGAACGTGACATAGCTTTCATCGATGTCGGAATTGGAGTTGAGCTCGTAGATAACCGCCTAATGGGAACAGTGCGAACGACAATCAGCACTAAGGATGCAAGGGATCACATCTCGAAGCATATCGGCTTTGCCGATGACAATGTGGAGGACTTGTATTCTTCGAACATCCAAATCGCTGAGCTTAATGCACTGAACGCAACAATGGCAGTCATTCGCTGGAAGAAGCATTACTCCTTCTACCATGACTCCAAAAGCGAGTTGAATAGTTCGTATACAATCGGATTCAACACACTGGAAAGTGAATAA
- a CDS encoding multiubiquitin domain-containing protein: protein MTSTRSTEAKTIASINDNIVITPQKTASIQLLLDQTNLPNEAGLYRDHQSPNDPWFAADEEISLSEGSSFYTGEPPCRASPPVNDVPAKYVVTVNDHPEYTNRREQTGASLRRLFDLDDDVELLIDTMSPNDIVIADEDPVDLGQSNVLITRDRNCDPLRINIIVNARPKVATKCRLSYREIVELAFPNPNFATQVFTVTYCKGPRRKPEGSLSDGDTVKIVEGMEFNVTQTNKS from the coding sequence ATGACAAGTACAAGAAGCACAGAGGCTAAGACGATTGCCTCAATAAATGACAATATCGTCATCACACCGCAGAAGACTGCAAGTATCCAGTTACTGCTCGACCAAACGAACCTGCCCAACGAAGCAGGTCTCTACCGCGACCATCAGTCCCCCAACGATCCTTGGTTTGCAGCGGACGAGGAAATCTCTCTATCTGAGGGATCTTCCTTTTACACAGGAGAGCCGCCTTGCCGCGCTTCCCCACCTGTAAATGACGTGCCAGCAAAATACGTGGTCACGGTCAATGACCACCCCGAATACACGAATCGAAGAGAACAAACAGGTGCATCGCTGCGCCGCCTCTTCGACTTAGATGACGATGTGGAACTTCTGATCGATACAATGTCGCCCAACGACATCGTCATCGCTGACGAGGACCCTGTTGACCTCGGCCAATCAAATGTGCTGATCACACGGGATCGCAATTGCGACCCTCTGCGGATCAACATCATCGTTAATGCTCGCCCAAAGGTCGCTACAAAATGTCGCCTCTCGTATCGAGAAATCGTCGAACTTGCATTCCCGAACCCAAACTTCGCGACTCAAGTATTCACAGTAACCTATTGTAAAGGTCCACGAAGAAAGCCAGAAGGCAGTCTATCCGATGGTGATACAGTAAAAATAGTAGAAGGGATGGAGTTCAATGTCACTCAGACTAATAAATCTTAA
- a CDS encoding helix-turn-helix domain-containing protein has product MSCLYNPSRLKNARLMAKLSLDELAGKLGELGLPLTKQALSKYENGDLNPSSYIIDGVARILMKPVTYFTKGEVLDLGDVDYRIVKSRFSSKDRASILALAGDYFERYMQLEELTGLRMAHQSRLPHRIAVSNELDAENAALKMRRHWNLGDRPIASIVKLFENDGIKLYRIPSHEGFDAFVASPEGDLVMCFATIQQPDDSGPGGRRLDLPRMRFNLVHELAHAILDFSPEILADERQLERLCHVFSGNFLMPSTALKRALGEERRSRMNIRELIDVKQEYGISLKALGMRMLQCELLTQAAYRSFSIFYNMKKYGRTVNEPGRFIGDERPKRFDSMIGDALLNQQINYNVASVLTESDVEIVKEKYALLG; this is encoded by the coding sequence ATGAGTTGCTTATATAATCCGTCTCGATTGAAGAATGCTCGATTAATGGCTAAATTGAGCTTAGATGAACTTGCTGGAAAGCTTGGAGAGTTGGGGTTACCTCTGACTAAGCAGGCGTTAAGTAAGTATGAGAATGGGGACTTGAATCCTAGTTCATATATTATTGATGGTGTTGCTAGGATTCTAATGAAACCTGTGACTTATTTCACTAAGGGGGAAGTCTTGGACCTCGGAGATGTAGACTATCGTATTGTGAAATCTAGGTTTAGTAGCAAGGATCGTGCATCGATTCTCGCTCTTGCAGGAGACTATTTTGAAAGATATATGCAGCTTGAAGAGCTGACGGGCTTGAGGATGGCGCACCAGTCTAGGTTGCCGCATCGAATCGCGGTATCGAATGAACTGGATGCTGAAAATGCTGCTTTAAAGATGCGGAGGCATTGGAATTTGGGCGATCGTCCTATTGCTAGTATTGTTAAGCTATTCGAAAACGATGGAATTAAGCTTTATAGGATTCCGAGCCATGAGGGCTTTGATGCTTTTGTCGCAAGCCCTGAAGGGGATTTGGTGATGTGTTTCGCGACGATCCAGCAGCCGGATGACAGTGGTCCTGGAGGGAGGCGACTTGATTTGCCTCGTATGCGTTTTAATTTAGTTCATGAATTGGCGCATGCTATTTTAGATTTCTCACCTGAGATATTAGCTGACGAGAGACAGTTGGAACGGCTATGTCATGTTTTCTCGGGAAACTTTTTAATGCCTTCAACCGCTTTGAAAAGAGCTCTGGGCGAAGAGCGCAGGAGCCGTATGAACATTCGTGAGCTTATTGATGTTAAGCAAGAATATGGAATATCCTTAAAAGCCTTGGGGATGCGTATGTTGCAGTGTGAGTTGCTTACGCAAGCGGCTTATAGGAGTTTTTCTATATTTTATAATATGAAAAAATATGGGCGAACAGTTAACGAACCTGGTCGCTTTATAGGAGATGAAAGACCTAAGCGATTTGATTCTATGATCGGTGACGCCTTATTGAACCAGCAAATCAATTATAATGTAGCATCGGTTTTGACTGAGTCCGACGTGGAAATTGTTAAAGAGAAATATGCTCTTCTTGGCTAA
- a CDS encoding methionine synthase yields the protein MMSNSHQTKPLTTKGQLLADLFAERILFLDGAMGTMIQQHKLEEKDFRDASFDAVKGDLKGNNDLLSITRPDIISDIHRAFLEAGADIIETNTFSGTTIAQADYGLEHRVRDINIESARLARKVADEVSAKEGRPTFVAGAIGPTNRPCSMSPDVNSPDFRATSYDELYKAYYEQTEALVEGGVDLLLPETVFDTLNLKACLHAIADFQDTLEAQIPVIVSITITDQSGRTLSGQTVEACWNSIRHAKPMCVGLNCALGADLMKPFLEELSRVADTYVHVYPNAGLPNPLAATGYDETPDHTGSAVGGFAKAGLVNLVGGCCGTTPDHIRAVVKEVSQYAPRPIPTVVPAQRLSGLEALNIIMGETPFINVGERSNVTGSPRFKKLIKADDFNGALAIVLSQVEKGAQVIDINFDEGMLDGEACMTRFLNLVASEPDICKVPIMIDSSKWSVIEAGLKCVQGKCIVNSISLKGGEDEFRAQAKLVMRYGAAVIVMAFDEKGQAATKDDKVAIAERSYKILTEEVGMDPQDIIFDLNILTVATGMEEHNNYAVDFIEAVREVKKRCPGARTSGGLSNISFSFRGNNPVREAMHAAFLHHAIAAGLDMAIVNPGMLMPYDEIDPKFKVLVEDVLLNRNDEATEKLIDFAEAIKAGTITLGAGTPEERINAAMLEGMNTLRALFERATQEKNPEILEAFLKSGSGAIPAAAEKKTAELKDDWRQGSVEERLSHALVKGIVAHVDADTEEARLKYEKPLDVIEGPLMDGMKVVGKLFGDGDMFLPQVVKSARVMKRAVAHLLPFMEAEKANATESSSAGKFLIATVKGDVHDIGKNIVAVVLACNNYEVKDLGVMVSCDKILEEAEAWGADIIGLSGLITPSLDEMIFNAKEMKKRGFTQPLLIGGATTSKAHTAIKIAPHYDQPVVRVGDASLVTEICNKLLTPKTRDAFAAEVAAENELQRERFAASQKATDLIPLAEARKQACAPEWKQADLIAPQKPGLTVDDHIDLELLAEHFDYSPLFWTWELKGVFPKILEHNKYGEQAKVIYEDAKKLLKQIIQEKRFRARSVVGLFPANSIGDDVELYDPTSGEPLVTFHTLRQQKKKNTDKPYFALSDFVAPKDSGLTDACGAFVCCIEGVDTFAQEFKDAGDDYNSIMVKSLGDRFAEALAEYTHKRVRKELWGYAADETLDNEALIKEQYRGIRPAAGYPSQPDHTEKATIWELLDAEKNTGATVTSSFAMAPGSAVSGLYLAHPEAKYFQVGPIAKDQMEDYAQRKGFDLEEAERWLAPIRGY from the coding sequence ATGATGAGCAATTCACACCAGACCAAGCCACTGACTACCAAAGGTCAGCTCCTCGCCGACCTTTTTGCGGAGCGCATCCTCTTTTTGGACGGCGCGATGGGCACCATGATCCAGCAACACAAGCTGGAGGAAAAGGACTTTCGCGACGCCTCCTTTGACGCGGTCAAGGGCGACCTCAAGGGCAACAACGACCTGCTCTCCATCACTCGCCCGGACATTATCTCCGACATCCATCGCGCGTTTCTCGAAGCGGGCGCGGACATCATCGAGACCAACACTTTCAGTGGCACCACCATCGCACAGGCCGACTACGGCCTTGAGCACCGCGTGCGCGACATCAACATCGAGTCCGCCCGCCTCGCCCGCAAGGTGGCCGATGAGGTCTCCGCAAAAGAGGGCCGCCCAACTTTCGTCGCGGGCGCGATCGGCCCCACCAATCGTCCTTGCTCGATGTCGCCCGACGTCAATAGCCCCGACTTTCGCGCCACGAGCTACGACGAACTTTACAAGGCTTACTACGAGCAAACCGAAGCGCTGGTCGAAGGCGGCGTCGACCTGCTCTTGCCGGAAACTGTTTTTGATACGCTCAACCTAAAGGCCTGCCTGCACGCCATCGCCGACTTCCAGGACACTCTGGAAGCGCAGATCCCGGTCATCGTTTCAATCACCATCACCGACCAATCGGGCCGCACGCTCTCGGGTCAAACAGTCGAGGCCTGCTGGAACTCAATCCGCCACGCCAAGCCAATGTGCGTGGGGCTCAACTGTGCCCTCGGTGCCGACCTGATGAAGCCCTTCCTAGAAGAGCTCTCACGGGTGGCCGACACCTACGTGCACGTTTACCCCAATGCGGGCCTACCCAATCCATTGGCCGCCACGGGTTACGACGAAACGCCCGATCACACCGGCAGCGCTGTCGGCGGCTTTGCCAAGGCGGGCCTGGTCAATCTGGTCGGTGGTTGCTGCGGCACCACGCCGGACCACATCCGCGCCGTGGTCAAAGAGGTTTCCCAATACGCACCACGTCCGATTCCAACTGTGGTGCCCGCACAACGCCTCAGTGGTCTGGAAGCGCTCAACATCATCATGGGCGAGACGCCCTTCATCAATGTGGGCGAACGCTCCAACGTCACGGGCTCCCCTCGTTTCAAGAAGCTAATCAAGGCCGACGATTTTAACGGCGCCCTGGCCATCGTGCTCTCGCAGGTGGAAAAAGGCGCACAAGTCATCGATATCAATTTCGACGAAGGCATGCTCGACGGCGAAGCCTGCATGACGCGCTTCCTCAACCTGGTCGCCTCGGAGCCGGACATCTGCAAGGTGCCCATCATGATCGATAGCTCCAAGTGGTCGGTCATCGAAGCGGGCCTCAAGTGCGTGCAAGGCAAGTGCATCGTCAACTCCATCAGCCTCAAGGGCGGCGAAGACGAGTTTCGTGCTCAAGCAAAACTCGTCATGCGCTACGGCGCGGCGGTCATTGTGATGGCCTTCGATGAAAAGGGCCAGGCCGCCACCAAGGACGACAAGGTCGCCATCGCCGAGCGCTCCTATAAGATCCTGACTGAAGAGGTGGGCATGGACCCGCAGGACATCATTTTTGACCTCAACATCCTCACTGTCGCCACCGGCATGGAGGAGCACAATAACTACGCGGTCGACTTCATCGAAGCAGTGCGCGAAGTTAAAAAACGCTGCCCCGGTGCCCGCACCAGCGGTGGCCTCTCTAATATCTCCTTCTCCTTCCGTGGTAATAATCCCGTGCGCGAAGCCATGCACGCGGCCTTCCTACACCACGCCATCGCCGCCGGCCTCGACATGGCCATCGTCAATCCCGGCATGCTGATGCCCTACGACGAGATCGACCCGAAGTTCAAAGTGCTGGTCGAAGATGTGCTGCTCAATCGCAACGACGAAGCCACCGAGAAACTGATCGACTTCGCCGAAGCCATCAAAGCCGGCACCATCACGCTCGGCGCAGGCACCCCGGAGGAGCGCATCAACGCCGCCATGCTGGAAGGCATGAACACGCTGCGCGCACTCTTCGAACGCGCCACTCAGGAAAAGAATCCGGAGATTCTGGAAGCCTTTTTGAAATCCGGCAGTGGCGCCATTCCCGCCGCAGCGGAAAAAAAAACGGCTGAGCTAAAGGACGACTGGCGCCAAGGCAGCGTCGAAGAGCGCCTCTCACACGCACTGGTCAAAGGCATCGTCGCCCACGTCGACGCCGACACCGAAGAAGCGCGCCTCAAATACGAAAAGCCGCTCGACGTCATCGAGGGCCCGCTGATGGACGGCATGAAAGTCGTCGGCAAACTCTTCGGCGATGGCGACATGTTCCTACCGCAAGTGGTCAAGAGCGCCCGTGTGATGAAGCGCGCCGTCGCCCACCTGCTCCCATTCATGGAAGCGGAAAAGGCCAACGCCACCGAAAGTTCCTCCGCCGGTAAATTCCTGATCGCCACCGTTAAGGGCGACGTGCACGACATCGGCAAAAATATCGTCGCGGTGGTGCTCGCCTGTAATAACTACGAAGTCAAAGACCTCGGCGTGATGGTCTCCTGCGACAAGATCCTAGAAGAAGCCGAAGCCTGGGGCGCCGATATCATCGGCCTCTCCGGTCTCATCACCCCCTCGTTGGACGAAATGATTTTCAACGCCAAAGAGATGAAAAAGCGCGGCTTCACTCAGCCGCTGCTGATCGGCGGCGCGACCACTAGCAAGGCCCACACCGCGATCAAGATCGCCCCGCACTACGACCAGCCCGTCGTCCGTGTCGGCGACGCCTCGCTGGTGACTGAGATCTGCAACAAGCTGCTCACCCCTAAGACACGCGACGCCTTTGCCGCCGAAGTCGCAGCTGAAAACGAGCTGCAACGCGAGCGCTTCGCAGCCAGCCAAAAGGCCACCGACCTCATTCCACTCGCCGAAGCGCGTAAACAAGCTTGCGCGCCCGAATGGAAACAAGCAGACCTCATCGCACCGCAAAAGCCCGGCCTCACCGTCGATGACCACATCGACCTGGAGCTACTGGCCGAACACTTCGACTACTCCCCCCTCTTCTGGACCTGGGAACTCAAGGGCGTCTTCCCCAAGATTCTCGAACACAATAAATACGGCGAGCAAGCCAAGGTCATTTACGAAGATGCGAAAAAGTTGCTGAAACAAATCATCCAAGAGAAACGCTTCCGCGCACGCAGTGTGGTCGGCCTCTTCCCCGCCAACTCGATCGGCGACGACGTCGAGCTCTACGATCCCACCAGCGGCGAACCACTCGTCACCTTCCACACCCTGCGTCAGCAGAAAAAGAAGAACACCGACAAGCCCTACTTCGCACTCAGTGACTTTGTCGCGCCCAAGGACAGCGGCCTCACCGACGCCTGCGGCGCCTTCGTTTGCTGTATTGAAGGAGTAGATACATTTGCTCAAGAATTCAAAGACGCCGGCGACGACTACAACTCCATCATGGTCAAATCCCTCGGCGACCGCTTCGCCGAAGCCCTGGCTGAATACACGCACAAGCGCGTGCGCAAAGAGCTCTGGGGCTACGCCGCCGATGAGACACTCGACAACGAAGCCCTGATCAAAGAACAGTATCGCGGCATCCGTCCCGCCGCCGGCTACCCCAGCCAGCCCGACCACACCGAGAAAGCCACCATTTGGGAACTCCTCGACGCCGAGAAAAACACCGGCGCCACCGTGACCAGCAGTTTCGCCATGGCCCCCGGCAGCGCCGTCAGCGGACTCTATTTAGCCCACCCCGAGGCCAAATACTTCCAAGTCGGCCCCATCGCCAAAGACCAAATGGAAGACTACGCCCAGCGCAAAGGCTTCGACCTAGAAGAAGCCGAACGCTGGCTCGCGCCGATTCGCGGCTATTAG